From a single Candidatus Omnitrophota bacterium genomic region:
- a CDS encoding cysteine--tRNA ligase: MTISLKNTLTRQKEVLEPLEKGHVRIYVCGVTTYDDAHVGHARAVYVFDVLRRFLRHQGLKVTLVRNITDVDDKIIERGKQVMSDPDSPLRAESAAAAAAKVAAYYTERFHEDMRQLGLEKPDVEPKATEHIPEMIEMIRTLIEKGMAYAAEGNVYYRVSGFEEYGCLSGQSREQMISGARAEVGAGKQDPLDFALWKASKEDEPAWESPWGLGRPGWHIECSAMSIKYLGEDFDIHGGGRDLIFPHHENEIAQSRAATGAEFAHIWLHNGLLSVDGQKMSKSLGNYVSISEFLKQYPAEVLKLFYASSHYSSPCDYTEEKLNEHLQALQRLYSVLAKVDSWALQHALEGDPASANGSLEKLDAFRVRFVRALSDDLNTPVALAALFDLANAVDRTLGDLKIPGAAKGKWLKAARSLMSELGGLVGILSMAEWGGPTDREILSKVKERGQSRTDKAFAKADEIREELSSAGITLEDQPDGTSLWWRKLR, translated from the coding sequence TTGGAGCCCCTGGAAAAGGGGCATGTGCGCATCTATGTCTGCGGGGTTACGACTTATGACGATGCCCATGTGGGCCATGCGCGCGCGGTCTATGTTTTTGATGTGCTCCGGCGTTTTCTCAGACACCAGGGCCTGAAGGTGACTTTGGTCCGGAATATCACCGACGTGGACGACAAGATTATTGAACGCGGTAAGCAAGTGATGTCCGATCCGGACTCGCCTCTGCGCGCGGAGAGCGCTGCTGCTGCGGCAGCGAAAGTGGCTGCTTATTACACAGAGCGTTTTCATGAGGACATGAGGCAGTTGGGATTGGAAAAGCCCGATGTGGAACCCAAGGCTACCGAGCATATCCCTGAGATGATTGAGATGATCCGGACCCTGATAGAAAAGGGAATGGCTTACGCGGCCGAGGGTAATGTGTATTATCGCGTTTCGGGTTTTGAGGAGTATGGGTGTTTATCCGGCCAGAGCCGGGAACAGATGATTAGCGGAGCGCGCGCGGAAGTGGGCGCGGGCAAGCAAGATCCTTTAGATTTTGCTTTATGGAAAGCTTCCAAGGAGGACGAGCCTGCTTGGGAGAGCCCCTGGGGGCTGGGACGCCCGGGTTGGCACATTGAATGCAGCGCGATGAGCATCAAATACTTGGGTGAAGATTTTGATATCCACGGCGGCGGGCGTGACCTGATTTTTCCGCATCACGAAAATGAAATCGCTCAGTCCCGGGCGGCCACCGGCGCCGAGTTCGCCCATATTTGGTTGCACAATGGATTGCTTTCGGTGGACGGGCAGAAGATGTCCAAGTCTTTGGGTAATTACGTGAGTATCTCGGAATTCCTCAAGCAGTATCCGGCTGAGGTGCTCAAGCTCTTTTATGCGTCGAGTCATTACAGCAGCCCCTGTGACTATACAGAGGAAAAACTCAACGAACACTTGCAAGCCCTGCAACGGCTCTACTCTGTTCTGGCTAAAGTCGATAGCTGGGCTCTGCAGCATGCACTGGAGGGGGATCCGGCTTCCGCCAACGGCTCGCTGGAGAAGTTGGATGCCTTTCGTGTGAGGTTTGTGCGCGCCTTGTCCGATGATCTGAATACGCCTGTGGCTTTGGCTGCGCTCTTTGATCTTGCAAATGCCGTGGACCGAACGCTTGGGGACCTAAAGATTCCGGGGGCAGCCAAAGGGAAGTGGCTTAAGGCTGCACGCAGCCTGATGTCGGAGCTCGGGGGCTTGGTCGGTATTTTGAGTATGGCGGAATGGGGAGGACCAACGGACCGGGAGATTTTATCCAAGGTAAAAGAACGTGGCCAATCGCGCACGGATAAGGCCTTTGCCAAGGCCGACGAGATCCGTGAAGAGTTGTCTTCGGCGGGGATTACTCTGGAAGATCAACCGGACGGGACGTCATTGTGGTGGAGGAAATTGCGCTGA
- the tmk gene encoding dTMP kinase: MFITLEGPDGGGKTTQLRLLTRALSDAGLNVYTSREPGGTPAAEAIRRLLLSGKHDLTPATEAFLYMAARAQHVRERILPELAGGAVVLCDRFVDATLAYQGFGSGLPLKDLEGMVPLAVAGRMPDLTILLDVKAGKGLSRAQGTDRMERRGKVFHERVYRGYLKLAQREPKRIRVISGQGTPAEIRDRILQTLWPFLKRRKASLNWSGSRG, from the coding sequence ATATTCATCACATTGGAAGGGCCGGACGGCGGGGGAAAGACCACGCAGCTCAGGCTTTTGACGCGGGCCCTCAGCGATGCGGGCTTGAACGTCTACACGAGCCGGGAGCCCGGCGGCACGCCTGCGGCCGAGGCCATCCGGCGCTTGCTCCTGAGCGGCAAACACGACCTGACTCCTGCGACCGAGGCCTTCCTCTATATGGCCGCGCGCGCACAGCACGTCCGGGAGCGGATTTTGCCGGAACTCGCGGGCGGCGCCGTGGTGCTTTGCGATCGCTTTGTGGATGCCACTCTGGCTTATCAGGGTTTTGGTTCGGGTTTGCCTCTAAAGGATTTGGAGGGAATGGTTCCCTTGGCCGTGGCCGGGCGCATGCCGGACCTGACGATTCTTTTGGATGTCAAAGCCGGAAAGGGGCTCTCCCGCGCGCAGGGTACGGACCGGATGGAGCGGCGCGGCAAGGTTTTTCACGAACGAGTTTACCGAGGGTATTTGAAGCTGGCCCAGCGCGAACCCAAGCGCATTCGAGTGATCTCCGGCCAAGGCACTCCCGCGGAGATCCGTGACCGCATTCTCCAAACCCTTTGGCCTTTTCTTAAACGCCGCAAGGCAAGTCTGAACTGGAGCGGGAGCCGTGGATGA
- the metG gene encoding methionine--tRNA ligase, whose translation MAEKKIYITTPLYYVNAEPHIGHAYTTVAADVLNRMYRLCGRETHFLTGTDEHGQKVQEAGDKAGLSPIAFADQLVDRFKALWELLGIEYQDFIRTTEERHIRVVQHVLQTLYDKGEIYPGDYHGWYHTASETFYTELQAKEARAGDPDLELIELTEQNYFFRMSAHQDWLVEHLDANPDFIAPQSRFNETRSFLNEPLQDLCISRPKSRLSWGIPLPFDPEHVTYVWFDALINYITAAGYPENTGCFAALWPADLHLVGKDILRQHAVFWPVMLHALGLPPPKKVFAHGWWTLQNEKISKSKGNVINPVDLVQAYGVDAYRYFLLREVPFGVDGAYSEKALVQRINSDLANDLGNIVHRVLSMVERYYEGVVPEPLMGEGQGEPWLELGQRCLDSVDKGLRQVSFVTMLDAIWGLIAAANKYIDTEAPWALAKNEDPHLATVLFEMVQVVGIVTLLVSPFMPGTSEKAWELLGLKEKPQERSINAAIQWPLVMPGTQTRKGEPLFPRIEV comes from the coding sequence ATGGCAGAGAAGAAAATCTACATAACGACGCCTTTGTATTACGTGAATGCGGAACCCCATATCGGGCACGCCTATACCACCGTGGCCGCGGATGTGCTTAACCGGATGTACCGTCTCTGTGGGCGGGAGACCCATTTCTTGACCGGCACGGACGAACACGGCCAAAAGGTGCAGGAGGCAGGGGATAAGGCCGGTCTTTCCCCTATTGCCTTTGCCGACCAACTTGTGGATCGTTTTAAGGCCTTGTGGGAGCTTTTGGGCATTGAATACCAGGATTTTATCCGCACCACGGAGGAACGCCATATCCGTGTGGTTCAGCATGTGTTGCAGACGCTCTACGATAAAGGTGAAATTTACCCGGGGGACTATCACGGCTGGTACCATACCGCGAGCGAGACCTTTTATACGGAACTGCAAGCTAAAGAGGCGCGCGCCGGGGACCCGGATCTTGAGCTCATCGAACTCACGGAGCAGAATTATTTTTTCAGGATGTCCGCGCACCAGGATTGGCTGGTGGAGCACTTGGATGCAAATCCGGATTTTATTGCCCCGCAAAGCCGCTTCAATGAAACGCGTTCCTTTCTCAACGAACCCCTTCAAGATCTGTGTATTTCAAGACCCAAGTCGCGTTTGTCTTGGGGGATTCCATTGCCTTTTGATCCGGAGCACGTGACGTATGTATGGTTTGATGCGCTGATCAATTATATTACCGCAGCGGGGTATCCGGAGAATACCGGCTGCTTTGCGGCGCTTTGGCCTGCAGATCTGCATTTGGTGGGCAAGGATATCCTCCGGCAGCATGCGGTGTTTTGGCCGGTCATGCTGCATGCTCTGGGGCTGCCTCCTCCCAAGAAAGTTTTTGCCCATGGGTGGTGGACACTGCAAAACGAAAAGATTTCCAAGTCCAAGGGGAACGTGATCAATCCCGTTGATTTGGTGCAGGCCTATGGGGTGGATGCCTACCGCTATTTTCTTTTGCGGGAAGTTCCCTTCGGGGTGGACGGTGCCTACAGCGAAAAGGCCCTTGTTCAACGCATCAACAGCGATTTGGCCAATGATCTGGGCAATATTGTGCACAGGGTCCTTTCCATGGTGGAGCGGTATTACGAGGGTGTGGTGCCTGAACCTTTAATGGGCGAGGGTCAAGGGGAACCCTGGCTGGAGCTCGGCCAACGTTGCTTGGATTCAGTGGACAAAGGGCTGCGGCAGGTGAGCTTTGTGACCATGCTTGACGCGATCTGGGGCCTGATTGCCGCCGCCAACAAGTATATCGACACTGAAGCGCCCTGGGCTCTTGCCAAGAATGAAGATCCGCATCTTGCCACTGTTCTTTTTGAAATGGTTCAAGTGGTGGGTATCGTAACCCTCTTAGTCTCTCCATTTATGCCGGGCACTTCCGAAAAGGCTTGGGAGCTGTTGGGCCTAAAGGAAAAGCCGCAGGAGCGTTCCATTAATGCCGCGATTCAGTGGCCTTTGGTGATGCCCGGTACCCAGACCCGCAAAGGTGAACCGCTGTTCCCCCGCATTGAAGTGTAG
- a CDS encoding HD-GYP domain-containing protein, translated as MPQIPNKMNGNEFADLVRIDRIVRKLMIPALFGLLIILQLLGLLCAPLFSLAILLAIYLVTDEITHWLVEHKPIVDPRYLYLGQQLLNVVLLTLVIHLTGGIESFAAFFLPLVIIMGGLVLPRGQSLILTVSCCVSYTGTLFLEYLGLIPHWGMLPYPLTNIHTDFGYMLMTAITACVVMALTGYITSYLAIHLRQKAIALTRAKAEIEEWNRTLEARVREKTRQVALLNEDLQKVYVNSVRSLLAALDAKDHYTEHHSCDVSEYAMLIAKEMGLGPEDMRDIRLACQLHDVGKIGVRDQVLLKPGPLNPEEWSEMKQHPTIGAKILEPLEFLREVQLIILQEHERWDGKGYPAGLKDEKIHLGARVTAVADAYDAMTTQRPYNKVLTKEQAIAELKRCRGTQFDPKVVDAFVRILERNAHLGIETKNQHSHDA; from the coding sequence ATGCCCCAGATTCCAAACAAGATGAACGGCAATGAATTTGCCGACCTGGTCCGGATTGACCGCATTGTCCGTAAACTCATGATTCCCGCCCTCTTTGGGCTCCTGATCATTCTCCAGTTGCTTGGACTCCTGTGCGCGCCTCTGTTCTCGCTGGCAATCCTTCTGGCGATTTATCTTGTCACGGATGAGATCACCCACTGGCTGGTCGAACACAAACCCATTGTGGACCCCAGGTACCTTTACTTAGGACAACAGCTTCTCAATGTCGTGCTCCTGACCCTTGTAATTCATCTGACCGGCGGCATCGAAAGCTTTGCCGCGTTTTTTCTGCCCCTGGTCATTATCATGGGCGGGCTCGTGCTTCCCCGGGGCCAATCCCTGATCCTCACCGTCTCCTGCTGTGTCAGCTATACCGGCACCCTCTTCCTTGAATACCTGGGCCTTATTCCGCATTGGGGCATGCTCCCCTATCCACTCACGAACATCCACACTGATTTCGGCTACATGCTCATGACCGCCATCACAGCCTGTGTTGTGATGGCCCTGACCGGATACATCACTTCTTACCTTGCCATCCACCTCAGACAAAAAGCCATTGCCCTCACCCGGGCAAAGGCTGAAATCGAGGAATGGAACCGCACACTCGAAGCGCGGGTCCGGGAAAAAACGCGGCAGGTGGCCCTGCTCAACGAAGATCTCCAGAAGGTGTATGTCAATTCCGTGCGCTCCCTGCTGGCCGCACTCGACGCCAAGGATCATTACACGGAACACCACTCCTGCGATGTCAGTGAATATGCCATGCTCATCGCAAAGGAGATGGGGCTTGGGCCGGAAGACATGCGCGATATCCGGCTGGCTTGCCAGCTCCACGACGTGGGAAAGATCGGAGTGCGGGATCAAGTCCTGCTCAAACCGGGCCCGCTCAACCCCGAGGAGTGGAGCGAAATGAAGCAACACCCCACTATCGGCGCAAAGATCCTCGAACCTCTGGAGTTTCTCCGCGAGGTCCAACTGATTATTCTGCAGGAACACGAACGCTGGGACGGCAAGGGATATCCGGCGGGTCTCAAGGATGAGAAGATTCATCTGGGAGCGCGCGTGACCGCGGTTGCCGATGCATATGACGCCATGACCACCCAGCGCCCCTACAACAAAGTTCTCACTAAAGAGCAGGCCATTGCGGAACTGAAACGCTGTCGCGGAACGCAATTCGATCCCAAGGTCGTGGATGCCTTTGTCCGGATCCTCGAACGCAATGCCCACCTCGGCATCGAAACCAAGAACCAACACTCCCACGACGCTTAG
- a CDS encoding TatD family hydrolase, whose product MFDSHCHLNLPPLNENLDLFLGRARNAGVKDMVVVGIDLESSRSAIELVSRAEGLRATVGLHPHEAKSCDESLMHELRALAQDPGVCAIGEIGLDYYRCLSPVEDQIRVFKAFLDLATELHLPVVVHCRDAQKDMVRLLREREPLAFEGVMHCFSGDLEYLQAVLDLGFYVSFAGNLTYPKAGELRAAAALVPADRILSETDSPYLSPQTCRGQTNEPAHVLEVIECLAQVRGAELQVMAEQTWGNAVRLFGRTAL is encoded by the coding sequence CTGTTTGACTCTCACTGCCATCTTAACTTGCCCCCTTTGAACGAAAACCTGGATCTATTCCTGGGGCGCGCGCGGAATGCCGGGGTCAAGGACATGGTCGTGGTGGGCATTGATTTGGAGAGCAGCCGCTCAGCCATTGAGCTGGTGTCCCGGGCTGAAGGTTTGCGCGCGACCGTGGGCCTGCATCCGCATGAAGCCAAGTCTTGTGATGAATCCTTGATGCACGAATTGAGGGCTTTGGCCCAGGATCCGGGCGTTTGTGCGATCGGGGAGATTGGTCTTGACTATTACCGGTGTTTGTCCCCGGTTGAGGATCAGATCCGGGTCTTTAAGGCCTTTCTAGACCTGGCAACCGAACTTCATCTGCCTGTGGTGGTGCATTGCAGGGATGCGCAGAAGGACATGGTCCGGCTCTTGCGCGAACGGGAGCCCCTGGCTTTTGAAGGGGTCATGCATTGTTTTTCCGGGGACCTGGAGTATCTGCAGGCAGTCCTGGATCTGGGTTTTTATGTCTCCTTTGCCGGGAATTTGACTTACCCCAAGGCCGGGGAGCTTCGGGCAGCGGCAGCTCTTGTGCCTGCGGACAGGATTCTGTCGGAGACCGATAGCCCCTATCTCTCTCCTCAAACGTGCAGGGGGCAGACCAACGAACCGGCCCATGTCTTGGAGGTCATCGAATGCTTGGCCCAAGTGCGCGGGGCCGAGCTTCAGGTCATGGCAGAGCAGACCTGGGGAAATGCCGTGCGGCTCTTTGGAAGGACGGCTTTATGA
- a CDS encoding CPBP family intramembrane metalloprotease, whose product MRLAGLGRFLRRECLALGLLALLLTVVLMPAPEPAGEPTWDFESRLMHSELEQEFVQSDADLEALFQTRPDLAAAASFLTFLGLGLFSAGIILNIIWLVARIRRRPESPLGSGLNAPGAHWSFWDAFRLAVLVLGFGYLLQSLGMVAAESLKLQWLDENAVLVLGTSLVDILVVLFAYDLVVVRQGLSLRDLGIAWDHLGARLLAGFKIYAFFVPILLLGSLIVAWVADLLQYDAPTQAAFELLYSEERGAMLTYSTLFVVLMGPVSEEIFFRGVAYPALKKYMDWRLALVLGAALFSVLHGDWLTLLPITLLGIALTLIYERTGSLIPGILIHSAHNLAMVGGVFLYKELARLAAGGGL is encoded by the coding sequence ATGAGACTGGCCGGTCTAGGGCGTTTCTTGAGGCGCGAATGCTTGGCTCTCGGGTTACTCGCCCTCTTGCTGACCGTGGTTTTAATGCCTGCTCCCGAGCCTGCGGGAGAGCCGACCTGGGATTTCGAGTCGCGTCTCATGCACTCCGAATTAGAGCAGGAGTTTGTTCAGAGCGATGCGGACCTGGAGGCTCTGTTCCAAACTCGGCCGGACTTGGCCGCTGCGGCCTCGTTCTTGACCTTCTTGGGTTTGGGTCTTTTCAGCGCGGGCATTATCCTCAATATTATTTGGTTGGTAGCGCGTATTCGCAGGCGTCCGGAATCTCCGCTCGGCTCTGGTTTGAACGCTCCGGGGGCGCATTGGAGCTTTTGGGACGCCTTTCGCCTGGCTGTGTTGGTATTGGGTTTTGGCTACCTCCTGCAATCCTTAGGCATGGTGGCCGCGGAGTCCCTCAAACTCCAATGGCTGGACGAAAACGCGGTCTTGGTTCTGGGGACCTCCCTGGTGGATATCTTGGTGGTGCTTTTTGCCTATGACCTTGTGGTGGTGCGCCAGGGTTTGAGTCTTAGGGACCTGGGGATTGCGTGGGACCATTTGGGCGCCCGGCTCTTGGCAGGTTTCAAAATCTATGCGTTCTTTGTTCCGATTCTGCTTCTGGGGAGTTTGATTGTGGCGTGGGTGGCTGATTTGCTTCAGTATGATGCGCCCACTCAGGCTGCTTTTGAGCTCCTCTATTCCGAAGAGCGCGGCGCCATGCTGACCTACTCCACCCTTTTTGTGGTCCTCATGGGGCCTGTGTCCGAGGAGATCTTCTTTCGCGGGGTGGCCTATCCGGCGCTCAAAAAATATATGGATTGGCGGCTTGCCCTGGTCCTGGGCGCAGCGCTGTTTTCAGTTTTGCACGGGGATTGGTTGACTCTGTTGCCCATTACCCTGCTTGGAATTGCGCTGACCTTAATCTATGAGAGGACAGGGTCCCTGATCCCCGGAATCCTGATTCACTCGGCGCACAACTTGGCTATGGTTGGAGGAGTTTTTCTTTATAAGGAACTGGCTCGCTTGGCAGCGGGCGGAGGGCTTTGA
- the mtnA gene encoding S-methyl-5-thioribose-1-phosphate isomerase yields MLIKPVKWSGNRLLLLDQTQLPEKVVWKRMESVSRLCEGIRALRVRGAPAIGVAAAYGVALGAACARGRSLTSKIRAARLSIPQLAATRPTARNLFWALERMREALERAAVSETTSAGFLNKLLAEARSIQEEDLRASVDMARHGARLFKSGDVILTHCNTGGLATAGGGTALGVVAEAWKLRKGIRVYADESRPLLQGSRLTAWELMRAGIPVTLICDSTAASLMRAGVVTRVILGADRIAANGDVANKVGTYSVAVNAKYHGIPFYVAAPWSTVDLSLNGGDEIQIEERGEEEVTRFGLRRTAPKGVKVYNPAFDITPNALVSAIITDRGVVERPYRTNLKRLHRKFREPGTFLEGS; encoded by the coding sequence ATGTTAATCAAACCGGTGAAGTGGTCCGGCAATCGATTGCTGTTATTGGACCAAACGCAGCTTCCGGAAAAAGTGGTTTGGAAACGGATGGAATCGGTCTCCCGGCTGTGTGAGGGGATTCGCGCTCTGCGTGTGCGCGGGGCTCCGGCTATTGGAGTGGCAGCGGCCTACGGAGTCGCTCTGGGTGCGGCCTGCGCGCGCGGCCGGTCTTTGACTTCCAAAATCAGGGCGGCGCGCCTCTCGATCCCGCAACTTGCGGCAACGCGGCCCACGGCCCGTAACCTGTTTTGGGCACTGGAGCGCATGCGGGAGGCGCTTGAAAGGGCGGCTGTGTCTGAAACAACAAGTGCAGGCTTCTTGAACAAGCTGCTTGCGGAGGCCCGGTCGATCCAGGAAGAGGACTTAAGGGCCTCAGTAGACATGGCGCGTCATGGGGCCCGGCTCTTCAAGAGCGGGGACGTCATCCTGACACATTGCAATACCGGAGGATTGGCTACTGCGGGCGGGGGCACGGCCCTGGGTGTTGTGGCAGAGGCTTGGAAGCTCCGCAAGGGAATTCGTGTTTATGCGGATGAGAGCCGCCCTCTTTTACAGGGCAGCCGGCTTACGGCCTGGGAATTGATGCGCGCCGGGATTCCTGTCACACTGATCTGCGACAGCACTGCCGCCTCTTTGATGCGCGCGGGTGTTGTGACCCGGGTGATTTTGGGAGCAGACCGCATTGCGGCCAACGGCGATGTGGCCAATAAGGTGGGGACCTATTCGGTAGCGGTCAACGCCAAATACCACGGGATTCCCTTTTATGTGGCGGCTCCGTGGTCTACCGTGGATCTTTCGCTCAACGGGGGAGACGAAATTCAAATCGAGGAACGCGGTGAAGAAGAGGTGACCCGCTTTGGCCTGAGGCGCACCGCACCCAAGGGAGTGAAGGTTTACAACCCCGCCTTTGATATCACTCCCAATGCGCTCGTTTCAGCCATTATTACAGACCGGGGAGTTGTTGAGAGACCGTATAGAACGAATTTGAAGCGATTGCACAGAAAATTCAGGGAGCCAGGGACGTTTCTCGAAGGTTCTTAA
- a CDS encoding thiamine-monophosphate kinase, whose amino-acid sequence MATELDLIRQLKKSTPAGPDIIEGIGDDTAVLKWDSQHYLLWTADFMVEGKHFRLPKDGARQVGRKALACSLSDIAAMGGIPTAALLSVGVPKRKASFLFPEILGGAKALARRFGVSIVGGDLVSSEKVAIDCTVLGKVEHSKLVLRSGACAGNGLWVTGKLGGSLSSGRHLKFIPRIKEARILGEWTRPLAMMDLSDGLALDLVRLAEASSVGAVVWPQQIPFSRSSVTLKKALCDGEDFELLVCLPSGLGEDFKMRFRKETGTGITQIGKILPRAGGLYLEDESGQRRPWPKGGYDAFAD is encoded by the coding sequence ATGGCAACAGAACTCGACCTGATACGACAGCTCAAGAAGAGTACCCCGGCCGGTCCGGATATTATCGAAGGCATTGGCGACGATACTGCTGTACTCAAGTGGGACTCTCAACACTATTTGTTATGGACCGCTGACTTTATGGTGGAGGGGAAGCATTTTCGTTTGCCCAAGGACGGGGCGCGGCAGGTGGGGCGCAAGGCCCTGGCTTGCAGCTTGAGTGATATCGCGGCTATGGGCGGGATTCCGACTGCCGCGCTCTTGAGTGTGGGCGTGCCCAAACGCAAGGCTTCGTTTTTGTTTCCTGAGATTTTGGGCGGTGCCAAAGCTTTGGCACGGCGCTTCGGTGTCTCCATTGTCGGAGGAGATCTGGTGTCTTCCGAAAAGGTCGCGATCGATTGCACGGTTTTGGGCAAAGTGGAGCACTCGAAGCTGGTGCTCCGCAGCGGGGCGTGTGCCGGGAATGGTCTTTGGGTCACAGGTAAGCTGGGCGGGTCATTGAGCTCCGGCCGCCACCTCAAGTTTATTCCCCGGATCAAAGAAGCCCGGATCCTGGGTGAATGGACCCGGCCTCTGGCCATGATGGATCTCTCGGACGGATTGGCCCTGGATCTGGTGCGCCTCGCAGAGGCGAGCTCTGTAGGAGCCGTTGTCTGGCCGCAGCAGATTCCTTTCTCGCGCAGCTCCGTGACTTTGAAAAAGGCCCTTTGTGACGGAGAGGACTTTGAGCTCTTGGTGTGTCTGCCTTCGGGGTTGGGAGAGGACTTCAAAATGCGTTTCCGGAAGGAGACGGGTACCGGGATCACACAGATCGGAAAGATCCTCCCGCGAGCCGGCGGTTTGTATTTGGAAGACGAATCAGGACAGCGCCGCCCGTGGCCCAAGGGAGGGTATGACGCCTTTGCAGACTGA
- the tsaE gene encoding tRNA (adenosine(37)-N6)-threonylcarbamoyltransferase complex ATPase subunit type 1 TsaE encodes MTPLQTELCFPSAYHCARAGQRLGKHLCAGDVLALSGPLGVGKTVFAKGVALGAGVPHATREVASASFILQNAHQGRLEFQHWDWYRIGAVDELNEVGWGAACASEAALFVEWADLYPEAVPEDSLWIELSYVESNEKGNHARRAVARATGPRSARLLKEWSEHESTGI; translated from the coding sequence ATGACGCCTTTGCAGACTGAGCTCTGTTTTCCAAGTGCCTATCATTGTGCGCGGGCCGGCCAGCGTCTGGGCAAACATCTTTGTGCGGGGGATGTGCTTGCTCTGAGCGGTCCCCTGGGTGTGGGAAAGACCGTTTTTGCCAAGGGCGTGGCCTTGGGTGCGGGTGTTCCTCATGCGACCCGCGAAGTGGCCAGTGCTTCCTTTATTTTGCAAAATGCACACCAGGGCCGGCTTGAATTCCAGCATTGGGACTGGTATCGCATCGGAGCTGTCGATGAGCTGAACGAAGTGGGTTGGGGGGCGGCTTGTGCTTCTGAGGCTGCTTTGTTTGTGGAGTGGGCGGATCTTTATCCCGAGGCCGTGCCTGAGGACAGCCTTTGGATCGAACTGAGTTATGTGGAGTCCAATGAGAAGGGGAATCATGCGCGCCGGGCAGTGGCCCGGGCCACAGGGCCTCGCAGCGCGCGACTCCTAAAGGAATGGTCAGAGCATGAAAGTACTGGCATTTGA
- the tsaB gene encoding tRNA (adenosine(37)-N6)-threonylcarbamoyltransferase complex dimerization subunit type 1 TsaB, translated as MKVLAFDSSDAYLTVAVCEDSQVLAETHRLGPRTHASVLAPTIQSTLKDLGLGIRELDAVAVGLGPGSFTGTRLGLATARGLAQAIERPLIGVGSLESVAQALGEECEYAAVLVNAGRDRIYVGRFRRDRTVWKPDAPYACVKEEELDIGAGAFYLSGSALATRADALRQRFAGKARVVEEGLWYPRARWVAQVGLRHWNSGQRQEFLDPMDPIYLHPDWPGCKAGEISPDPKYQEDDGQ; from the coding sequence ATGAAAGTACTGGCATTTGACAGCAGCGACGCCTATTTGACGGTGGCGGTGTGTGAAGATTCGCAGGTTCTTGCGGAAACCCACCGGCTTGGGCCCAGGACCCATGCTTCTGTCCTGGCCCCCACCATTCAATCCACCCTTAAAGATCTGGGGCTTGGGATCAGGGAGCTCGATGCCGTTGCCGTGGGTTTGGGGCCCGGCTCGTTTACGGGCACCCGTCTGGGTTTGGCCACTGCGCGCGGATTGGCCCAGGCCATTGAACGTCCTTTGATTGGGGTGGGGTCCTTGGAAAGTGTGGCCCAGGCTTTGGGAGAGGAGTGCGAGTATGCGGCAGTCCTGGTCAATGCCGGAAGAGACCGGATCTATGTGGGGCGTTTCCGAAGAGATCGAACAGTCTGGAAGCCCGATGCTCCCTATGCTTGCGTTAAGGAGGAGGAGTTGGATATCGGAGCCGGTGCGTTTTACTTGAGCGGCTCCGCGCTTGCGACGCGCGCAGACGCACTGCGGCAGCGCTTTGCAGGAAAGGCGCGGGTGGTTGAGGAAGGTCTTTGGTATCCTAGGGCAAGATGGGTGGCCCAAGTGGGATTACGTCATTGGAATTCCGGCCAAAGGCAGGAATTTCTCGATCCCATGGATCCCATTTACCTGCACCCCGATTGGCCGGGATGTAAAGCAGGAGAGATTAGCCCGGATCCCAAGTACCAGGAGGATGACGGTCAATGA